The Leptodactylus fuscus isolate aLepFus1 chromosome 3, aLepFus1.hap2, whole genome shotgun sequence genome has a segment encoding these proteins:
- the LCA5 gene encoding lebercilin — MNSRSPYSQYDEPHRQRGRSPLSRQESTSTQTYTTKKSMKDDQEMARADRGTRRSNRDRSPDIEKSSDSYYSDDYENTTYGSDRSPTPSSKAFSPRAKKAGYKVRSVTPVHNRGVKRVSTKFSSSKKAPRWGFRSQSLNKESPPKDIDIVTKRVLSARLLKINELRNELTELQMKLEECQKENKALKRLQFRQEKALNKFEDTENEVSQLISRHNNELRTLKERLRKSQERERNTEKRLKDTEEELYRSNVALKKLKQLSENKHLAEREELTKKVDLLESRLDDREKRVRELEKNIELTQSSFQRQLMAEKKRAHDVQENNKVLQEELQRLTQKLRDKERELDAKNIYALRLSKPSPKKDMEITPRKRGTSHSINIGVQKNNSAPKLDFPSPPPPPPVPTEDKLENEQEAPGEDNLAKQLKEEAERIRREKEEAERLKREREQAERKQAQEELLNRNKEQKLLEDKAKKLREEWEKEELERKRKEDLLNEEKNKKEVGINRNEEEKLKKELLLAKMFEIDRENQDPFYFDSTRPAPAPLADTSIKMDPADTKHKTYRFSEPTEKLFNGLPVHGGRESKRDVQKNTVDTNGDFTFGSYTPSFGKGRSSVHNQRKDVMEESIITTSKLDMQKDKKSNLMEQLFGNGSNTTLPSISKFGDQDGLTSNSRIQDQDSSNTLPWEQNSKIRGKDEVLLSGDGKISSSSRSRLQNIPGRTAVKAVNSVEDEIEELAL, encoded by the exons ATGAATAGCAGGAGCCCATACTCACAGTATGATGAGCCACACAGACAAAGAGGACGGAGTCCATTATCCCGGCAGGAATCTACAAGCACACAAACGTACACTACGAAGAAAAGCATGAAGGATGACCAGGAAATGGCCAGGGCAGATAGAGGAACGAGAAGGAGTAACCGGGATAGAAGTCCAGATATTGAGAAAAGTAGTGATTCTTATTATTCTGATGATTACGAGAACACAACATATGGATCTGACCGATCACCAACACCCAGTTCCAAGGCCTTTTCACCTCGTGCCAAAAAGGCCGGCTATAAAGTCAGGTCTGTAACACCTGTACATAACAGAG GTGTAAAAAGAGTCAGTACCAAATTTTCATCAAGTAAAAAGGCACCACGATGGGGATTTCGTTCCCAGAGCCTAAACAAAGAGTCTCCACCGAAAGACATAGATATTGTCACTAAGAGAGTCCTTTCAGCTCGCCTTTTGAAAATAAATGAACTAAGAAATGAATTAACAGAACTTCAGATGAAATTAGAAGAGTGTCAAAAAGAAAACAAAGCCCTCAAAAGGTTGCAGTTCAGGCAGGAAAAAGCCCTGAATAAGTTTGAAGATACAGAAAATGAGGTTTCCCAACTTATATCCCGACATAACAATGAACTGCGAACCCTAAAAGAACGATTGCGTAAATCCCAGGAAAGGGAGAGGAATACAGAAAAGCGACTGAAGGACACAGAAGAGGAGTTGTACAGGTCGAATGTTGCACTGAAGAAGTTAAAGCAGCTTTCTGAAAATAAACACCTAGCTGAACGTGAGGAGTTGACAAAGAAAGTGGATCTTCTAGAAAGCAGGCTGGATGATCGAGAAAAAAGAGTCAGG GAGCTGGAGAAAAACATTGAACTGACACAAAGCAGTTTTCAGAGGCAACTGATGGCTGAGAAAAAGAGAGCCCATGATGTTCAAGAGAATAACAAAGTACTACAAGAAGAGCTTCAACGGTTGACTCAGAAATTAAGG GATAAAGAAAGAGAACTTGATGCAAAAAATATCTATGCTTTGCGTTTGTCCAAGCCTTCTCCCAAGAAAGACATGGAAATTACACCTAGGAAGAGGg GGACAAGTCATAGCATTAACATAGGTGTTCAGAAAAATAACTCTGCCCCAAAGTTGGACTTTCCTTCTCCACCTCCCCCACCTCCAGTTCCAACTGAAGATAAACTGGAGAACGAGCAGGAAGCTCCG GGAGAAGATAATTTAGCAAAACAACTCAAAGAGGAAGCAGAGAGAATTCGAAGAGAAAAAGAAGAAGCTGAAAGGCTTAAAAGAGAACGTGAACAGGCAGAACGAAAACAAGCCCAAGAAGAGCTGTTAAATAGAAATAAAGAGCAAAAGCTTTTGGAGGACAAAGCAAAGAAACTACGTGAAG AATGGGAAAAAGAGGAACTTGAAAGGAAGAGAAAAGAAGATTTGTTAAATGAAGAAAAGAATAAAAAGGAAGTGGGTATAAACAGAAATGAAGAGGAAAAACTTAAAAAGGAGCTCTTATTGGCAAAAATGTTTGAAATTGATAGAGAAAACCAAGATCCATTTTACTTTGATAGCACTAGGCCTGCTCCAGCACCACTTGCAGATACCTCAATAAAAATGGACCCAGCAGATACAAAGCATAAAACATACAGGTTTTCTGAGCCAACTGAAAAACTGTTCAATGGCCTTCCAGTCCATGGAGGACGCGAGTCAAAAAGAGATGTCCAGAAAAACACAGTGGATACCAATGGGGACTTTACATTTGGAAGTTATACTCCCTCTTTTGGAAAAGGGAGGTCATCTGTTCATAATCAAAGAAAAGATGTAATGGAGGAGTCCATTATAACCACCTCAAAGCTGGACATGCAAAAAGATAAAAAATCTAACTTAATGGAGCAGCTTTTTGGAAATGGTTCTAATACTACATTGCCTTCTATTTCTAAATTTGGAGATCAAGATGGCTTAACTTCAAACAGCAGAATCCAAGATCAGGACTCCAGCAATACCTTACCTTGGGAACAAAACAGCAAAATTAGAGGGAAAGATGAGGTGCTCTTATCTGGTGATGGCAAAATCTCAAGCTCTAGTAGAAGTCGCTTGCAGAACATACCCGGAAGAACCGCAGTAAAAGCTGTTAACTCTGTAGAAGATGAAATTGAAGAATTGGCGTTATAG